One segment of Cyanobacteriota bacterium DNA contains the following:
- a CDS encoding TIGR00266 family protein, producing CTAGVELDIGFPGLKTLFSGESIFWLRLTGNGIALLSSFGGVYEVDVNGEYIVDTGHIVAFEKSLDFSIGKANKSWLGAFLGGEGFVCRFRGRGKLYCQTHNAGAFGLLVGPKLPPR from the coding sequence TTGTACGGCTGGTGTGGAGTTAGATATTGGCTTCCCTGGGTTAAAAACCCTATTTTCTGGTGAGTCAATCTTTTGGTTGCGGCTGACGGGTAATGGCATTGCTCTGCTCAGTTCCTTTGGTGGTGTTTATGAAGTGGATGTTAATGGGGAATACATTGTGGACACGGGCCACATTGTGGCCTTTGAAAAGAGCCTAGATTTCTCGATCGGCAAGGCTAACAAGTCTTGGCTAGGTGCATTTCTCGGTGGCGAAGGGTTTGTCTGTCGTTTTCGCGGCAGGGGTAAGCTGTATTGCCAAACCCACAACGCCGGTGCATTTGGATTACTGGTAGGCCCCAAATTACCCCCTCGGTAG